In the Burkholderia contaminans genome, GGGTGCTGCGGCACGCCGTACACGTCATGCCGCGTGCCGAACTCCATCACGCGGCCGAGATACATCACGAGCACACGCTGGCTGATGGCCTTCACCACCGCCAGATCGTGCGCAACGAACAGATAGGACAACGACAGTTCGCGTTGAAGGTCGCGCAGCAGGTTCACGATCTGCGCCTGGATCGACACGTCGAGCGCCGATACGGGTTCGTCGCAGATCACGAGCTTCGGCTCGCCGATCAGTGCGCGTGCGATACCTACGCGCTGGCACTGCCCGCCGGAAAATTCGTGCGGATAACGCAGCAGGTGATGCGCGTTCAGGCCGACGCGCTCGAGCATCGTGACCACGCGGCGGCGCACCTCGGTGCGGCCGAGGCCGGCCTGGTGCGTGACGAGCGGCTCCGCGACGACCTGTTCGATCGTCATGCGCGGGTCGAGCGACGCGAGCGGATCCTGGAAGATCATCTGCACTTCGCGCCGCATCGTGGTGCCGCGCAGGTGATCGGGCGCCACGGCTTCGCCGCGCCATTTCACCGTGCCCGCCGTCATCGGCACGAGGCCGATCAGCGCACGCGCAAGCGTCGACTTCCCGCAGCCCGATTCGCCGACGAGCCCGACCGTCTCGCCGCGCTTCACGTCGAACGACACGCCGTCGACGGCGCGCAGCGTCCCCTTCGGCGACCACGGATAGCCGCCGAGCGGCACGCGGAAATGCACTTTCAGACCGTCGACGGACAGCAGCGTGTCGTCCGTCGCGCCGGCATTCTGGCGTTCATCGACGCTCATCGCAGACCTCCCGTCAGATCGGC is a window encoding:
- a CDS encoding ABC transporter ATP-binding protein, with product MSVDERQNAGATDDTLLSVDGLKVHFRVPLGGYPWSPKGTLRAVDGVSFDVKRGETVGLVGESGCGKSTLARALIGLVPMTAGTVKWRGEAVAPDHLRGTTMRREVQMIFQDPLASLDPRMTIEQVVAEPLVTHQAGLGRTEVRRRVVTMLERVGLNAHHLLRYPHEFSGGQCQRVGIARALIGEPKLVICDEPVSALDVSIQAQIVNLLRDLQRELSLSYLFVAHDLAVVKAISQRVLVMYLGRVMEFGTRHDVYGVPQHPYTKALLDAAPTPEPARERARRPMLLAGEMPSPLNPPSGCAFRTRCPVAIEACAQDVPLPEVRQGSAARVACIRAGVA